From the genome of Nakamurella flavida, one region includes:
- a CDS encoding 2-oxo acid dehydrogenase subunit E2, translated as MTAAAGGIDTATTADAAPDGVAKPLAGMRKVAARRMVEAWAAPVFHLGVDVDMTRVLSADLKSLGGTVTDAILQACATALVATPALNAHFADNVITTFQRVNIGLAVATEKGLTVPVLTDLQGADLATIAGKRKDVVTRARAGKLGMADVSGGTFTVSNLGMLGIDRFDAILNPPQIAILAVGSTVPTPVVRDGEVAVRPLAAFTLTCDHRAVDGASGAALLSAIRRAMEDGDPSADSPA; from the coding sequence ATGACCGCCGCCGCCGGTGGCATCGACACCGCGACCACCGCCGACGCCGCCCCGGACGGGGTGGCCAAGCCCCTGGCCGGCATGCGCAAGGTCGCCGCCCGCCGCATGGTCGAGGCCTGGGCCGCCCCGGTCTTCCACCTCGGGGTCGACGTCGACATGACCCGGGTGCTGTCCGCGGACCTGAAGTCCCTCGGCGGCACGGTCACCGATGCGATCCTGCAGGCCTGCGCCACCGCGCTGGTGGCCACCCCGGCGCTGAACGCCCACTTCGCCGACAACGTGATCACCACGTTCCAGCGGGTCAACATCGGGCTGGCCGTGGCCACCGAGAAGGGGCTCACCGTCCCGGTGCTCACCGATCTGCAGGGCGCGGATCTGGCCACCATCGCCGGCAAGCGCAAGGACGTGGTCACCCGGGCCCGGGCCGGCAAGCTGGGCATGGCCGATGTCAGCGGGGGCACCTTCACCGTGTCCAACCTGGGCATGCTCGGCATCGACCGCTTCGACGCCATCCTCAACCCCCCGCAGATCGCCATCCTGGCCGTCGGCAGCACCGTGCCGACGCCGGTGGTCCGGGACGGGGAGGTCGCGGTGCGGCCGCTGGCCGCCTTCACCCTGACCTGCGACCACCGGGCCGTGGACGGTGCCAGTGGCGCCGCCCTGCTCAGCGCGATCCGTCGGGCCATGGAGGACGGCGACCCGTCGGCGGATTCCCCGGCGTGA
- a CDS encoding FGGY family carbohydrate kinase: MTGPLVLALDEGSSSCRSILVDSTGAMHGESRANVAWVHPRHSWVELDPVRLWQDQLGTIERAMRTVGADGVDLAAVAITTHRETAMMWDRATGEPVHNALVWISKQTDDIVRRWSADGLDDVFRQRTGVFNDSFFSAAKVAWMLENVSGLRRRAEAGEIAFGTPDTWLLWNLTGGRSHLTDHGCASRTALFNLESLTWDAELCATLGIPLEIFPEAIASDGDFGVSSVDVLGAEVPVRAVLADQQAGLFGQACFRPGSVKNTFGTAGVLVANAGDKPLAVDGLTTSVGWTVGGVTDYELEGVVFHSGQTLSWMKDNLRLFESNDDIEYLARSVPDSAGVYVVPAFGGMCAPHWDREAKAAIVGLTLESTSAHVVRAGMDSMAFQTADIIDSLEAGGVPVDILKVDGGSARSDLLCQLTADLSGKVIQRPTSLERTALGAAFVAGIGAGLWDGVADFEAMWQLDREFTPQISDAARGELHAGWRDALECTLPSLRSRST; the protein is encoded by the coding sequence GTGACCGGGCCGCTGGTGCTGGCCCTCGACGAGGGGTCCAGCAGCTGCCGCTCCATCCTCGTCGACAGCACCGGCGCCATGCACGGGGAGTCCCGGGCGAACGTGGCCTGGGTGCACCCCCGGCACAGCTGGGTCGAACTCGACCCGGTCCGGCTGTGGCAGGACCAGCTCGGCACCATCGAGCGGGCCATGCGCACCGTCGGCGCCGACGGCGTCGACCTCGCGGCGGTGGCCATCACCACCCACCGCGAGACGGCGATGATGTGGGACCGGGCGACCGGGGAGCCGGTGCACAACGCGCTGGTGTGGATCTCCAAGCAGACCGACGACATCGTGCGCCGGTGGTCGGCGGACGGTCTGGACGACGTCTTCCGGCAGCGGACCGGCGTCTTCAACGACTCCTTCTTCTCCGCGGCCAAGGTCGCCTGGATGCTGGAGAACGTGTCCGGTCTGCGCCGGCGGGCCGAGGCCGGCGAGATCGCGTTCGGCACCCCGGACACCTGGCTGCTCTGGAACCTCACCGGGGGGCGGTCGCACCTGACCGACCACGGGTGCGCGTCCCGCACCGCCCTGTTCAACCTGGAGTCGTTGACCTGGGACGCCGAGCTCTGCGCCACCCTCGGCATCCCGCTGGAGATATTCCCGGAGGCGATCGCCTCGGACGGCGACTTCGGTGTCAGTTCGGTCGACGTGCTGGGGGCGGAAGTCCCGGTCCGGGCGGTGCTCGCCGACCAGCAGGCCGGTCTGTTCGGCCAGGCCTGCTTCCGGCCCGGATCGGTCAAGAACACCTTCGGCACCGCCGGGGTGCTGGTGGCCAACGCCGGCGACAAGCCGCTGGCCGTGGACGGTCTCACCACCAGCGTGGGGTGGACCGTCGGCGGGGTGACGGACTACGAGCTCGAGGGGGTGGTCTTCCACTCCGGCCAGACGCTGTCCTGGATGAAGGACAACCTGCGCCTGTTCGAGTCCAACGACGACATCGAGTACCTGGCGCGGTCGGTGCCCGACTCCGCCGGGGTGTACGTCGTCCCCGCGTTCGGTGGCATGTGCGCACCGCACTGGGACCGCGAGGCCAAGGCCGCGATCGTGGGCCTGACGCTGGAGTCCACATCGGCGCACGTGGTGCGCGCCGGCATGGACAGCATGGCGTTCCAGACCGCGGACATCATCGACTCGCTGGAGGCCGGCGGGGTACCCGTCGACATCCTCAAGGTCGACGGCGGCTCCGCCCGCAGCGATCTACTCTGCCAGCTCACCGCCGACCTGTCCGGAAAGGTCATCCAGCGGCCCACCTCGCTGGAACGCACCGCCCTGGGCGCCGCCTTCGTGGCCGGGATCGGCGCCGGCCTCTGGGACGGCGTCGCCGACTTCGAGGCCATGTGGCAGCTCGACCGCGAATTCACCCCGCAGATCTCCGACGCCGCCCGCGGCGAGCTCCACGCCGGCTGGCGGGACGCACTCGAGTGCACCCTGCCGAGCCTGCGATCCCGATCCACCTGA
- a CDS encoding ABC transporter permease, producing MTTTQPQKSPDSPVTDPLPSVGVGSKLLTRLRNLGGPVVGLVVMVVAMSFLSPFFLTSRNLSNIIAQVSDIGIMAAGATLVILIGGIDLSVAANLALTMMFSAWLFQVIEVPWPVAMILGLLLGMAVGLLNGALTSYGKVQAFAATLATMSACAGMALFITKGNTINGFPSWFSNLTSNVLGSVPVQGILLVVIYLLIGMWLRYRPGGRALYAIGGNEQAARLSGLPVRWAKTRVYIIAGGLAAVAGWVNISLLDSAQPTAGAGYLLNVIAVVVIGGASLSGGVGSMGGTFIGLLIIGVLNNGLSLLHVNPNLQQVVIGAVILAAVLTDRAGNRLRAA from the coding sequence GTGACCACCACCCAGCCTCAGAAGTCGCCCGATTCACCGGTGACGGACCCGCTGCCGTCCGTCGGCGTGGGCAGCAAACTGCTCACCCGGCTCCGCAACCTCGGCGGCCCCGTGGTCGGCCTCGTCGTGATGGTCGTGGCGATGTCGTTCCTGTCGCCGTTCTTCCTCACCTCGCGCAACCTGAGCAACATCATCGCGCAGGTCTCCGACATCGGGATCATGGCCGCCGGGGCCACCCTGGTCATCCTCATCGGCGGCATCGATCTGTCGGTGGCCGCGAACCTGGCCCTGACCATGATGTTCAGCGCCTGGCTGTTCCAGGTCATCGAGGTGCCGTGGCCGGTGGCGATGATCCTGGGGTTGCTGCTCGGGATGGCCGTCGGGCTGCTCAACGGGGCGCTCACCTCCTACGGCAAGGTCCAGGCGTTCGCCGCCACCCTGGCCACCATGTCGGCGTGCGCGGGCATGGCGCTGTTCATCACCAAGGGCAACACGATCAACGGGTTCCCGTCCTGGTTCAGCAACCTCACGTCCAACGTGCTCGGATCGGTTCCCGTGCAGGGGATCCTGCTCGTGGTGATCTACCTGCTCATCGGCATGTGGCTGCGCTACCGTCCCGGTGGCCGGGCGCTCTACGCCATCGGCGGCAACGAGCAGGCCGCGCGCCTCTCCGGGCTCCCCGTCCGCTGGGCCAAGACCCGCGTCTACATCATCGCCGGCGGGCTGGCCGCGGTCGCCGGCTGGGTCAACATCTCCCTGCTGGACTCGGCACAGCCGACGGCCGGCGCGGGCTACCTGCTCAACGTCATCGCCGTCGTCGTCATCGGCGGTGCCAGCCTGTCCGGCGGCGTGGGCTCGATGGGCGGCACGTTCATCGGTCTGCTCATCATCGGCGTGCTCAACAACGGTCTGTCCCTGCTGCACGTCAACCCGAACCTGCAGCAGGTGGTCATCGGTGCGGTCATCCTGGCCGCCGTGCTGACCGACCGGGCCGGGAACCGCCTGCGCGCGGCCTGA
- a CDS encoding iron-containing alcohol dehydrogenase: MSVQNQPTQPSVQNPLARRRAAAAAAGVPKATTSTPGTTEDPVVVARRVVADADPEGTLPRCGIRAVHIGSLDWSTVPDAVQGLLGDSAAGQDPRTVALLMDGTVIRRRGEAIKPEISRLLAERYSVREVVLDDGHSELHASEPVLEDARTAVAGADAVVSIGGGTITDIGKVASASAGVPLVVVQTAASVDGFTDDVSVLLRNGVKRTTPTRWPDIVLADVDTVHEAPRAMKIAGFGEFTSMFTAPADWLLAALVGTDTSFHRAPVLILDEAARDIDDWSVALDTDPQATGRLARALAVRGIATGVSGGTACLSGVEHLISHMLDLSNGAAHRPIGLHGAQVGAAGVVAAATWQLLFDRLADADLDALTERVRTGPLTASQNTVRDAFSAVDPSGAIGGECWSDYGKKAAALDGLREQLAALLTGWPAAAERLRPLVRTPDRLATALVAAGAPARLTELGSVGDADHGVWAVTNCAYMRNRLTAIDLLIALGWWEDSDIAAVLEAAERAVAGAEADRAAR, encoded by the coding sequence GTGTCCGTGCAGAACCAGCCGACCCAGCCGTCGGTCCAGAACCCGCTCGCCCGCCGTCGGGCCGCCGCCGCAGCCGCAGGGGTGCCGAAGGCCACGACGTCCACCCCTGGGACCACGGAGGATCCGGTGGTCGTGGCCCGCCGGGTGGTGGCCGACGCGGACCCGGAGGGCACCCTGCCCCGTTGCGGGATCCGGGCCGTGCACATCGGCTCCCTGGACTGGTCGACCGTCCCGGACGCCGTGCAGGGCCTGCTGGGCGACTCCGCAGCCGGGCAGGACCCCCGGACCGTCGCCCTGCTCATGGACGGGACGGTCATCCGCCGCCGGGGCGAGGCGATCAAGCCGGAGATCTCCCGCCTGCTGGCCGAGCGGTACTCGGTCCGCGAGGTCGTCCTGGACGACGGCCATTCCGAGCTGCACGCCTCCGAGCCCGTGCTCGAGGACGCCCGGACGGCGGTCGCCGGGGCCGACGCCGTGGTGAGCATCGGCGGCGGCACCATCACCGACATCGGCAAGGTCGCCTCCGCCTCCGCCGGGGTCCCGCTGGTGGTGGTGCAGACGGCCGCGTCGGTGGACGGTTTCACCGACGACGTCTCCGTGCTGCTGCGCAACGGGGTCAAGCGCACCACCCCCACCCGGTGGCCGGACATCGTGCTGGCCGACGTGGACACCGTCCACGAGGCCCCCCGGGCTATGAAGATCGCCGGGTTCGGCGAGTTCACCTCGATGTTCACCGCCCCCGCCGACTGGTTGCTGGCGGCCCTGGTCGGGACCGACACCTCGTTCCACCGCGCGCCGGTGCTGATCCTCGACGAGGCCGCCCGGGACATCGACGACTGGTCGGTCGCCCTGGACACCGACCCGCAGGCCACCGGTCGGCTGGCCCGCGCCCTGGCCGTTCGGGGCATCGCCACCGGCGTCTCCGGCGGGACCGCCTGCCTGTCCGGGGTCGAACACCTGATCAGCCACATGCTGGACCTGTCCAACGGGGCGGCTCACCGGCCCATCGGCCTGCACGGGGCCCAGGTCGGCGCGGCCGGGGTCGTCGCGGCCGCCACCTGGCAGCTGCTGTTCGACCGGCTCGCGGACGCCGACCTCGACGCGCTGACCGAGCGGGTCCGCACCGGCCCCCTCACCGCGTCGCAGAACACCGTGCGGGACGCGTTCTCCGCGGTCGACCCCAGCGGCGCGATCGGCGGCGAGTGCTGGTCGGACTACGGGAAGAAGGCCGCCGCCCTCGACGGCCTCCGGGAACAGCTGGCCGCTCTGCTGACCGGGTGGCCGGCGGCCGCCGAGCGCCTGCGTCCGCTGGTCCGCACCCCCGACCGGTTGGCCACCGCCCTCGTCGCCGCCGGCGCCCCGGCCCGGTTGACCGAGCTGGGTTCGGTGGGCGACGCCGACCACGGCGTGTGGGCCGTCACCAACTGCGCCTACATGCGCAACCGGTTGACCGCGATCGATCTGCTCATCGCCCTCGGCTGGTGGGAGGACTCCGACATCGCCGCGGTCCTCGAGGCCGCCGAGCGGGCCGTGGCCGGAGCGGAGGCCGACCGTGCCGCGCGGTGA
- a CDS encoding thiamine pyrophosphate-dependent dehydrogenase E1 component subunit alpha, translated as MLRIRRFDERASKMVKRGQIPGTVHTSIGQEAQVVGACMALGDSDYMSGNHRSHGHPIGKGAPLGPLMAELVGKSGGVCGGKGGSLHLADFAVGSLGESGIVGSSIPIAVGAGLSSKVLDNGRVSLAFFGDGAANQGCLYEGMNISGVWKLPVIFLCENNQYALSTPAHTVTSGVIADRAAGFGMPGVRVENGQDVLAVFDAVATAVQRARAGEGPSLVEVVTYRFNEHSEGLKLGVDYRDTDEKADWLAKDPIVLFRAVLIERGVATAEEMDALEADVLREVDEAFAFTNDSPYPDPSVAFDDLYTDSKFAVHTWNDQSTFGTLENVR; from the coding sequence ATGCTGCGCATCCGGCGGTTCGACGAGCGCGCCTCCAAGATGGTGAAGCGGGGCCAGATCCCCGGCACCGTGCACACCAGCATCGGCCAGGAGGCCCAGGTCGTCGGTGCCTGCATGGCCCTCGGCGACAGCGACTACATGAGCGGGAACCACCGCAGCCACGGTCACCCCATCGGCAAGGGCGCCCCGCTGGGCCCGCTGATGGCCGAGCTCGTCGGCAAGTCCGGCGGAGTGTGCGGCGGCAAGGGCGGCTCCCTGCACCTGGCCGACTTCGCTGTCGGCAGTCTCGGCGAGTCCGGCATCGTCGGCAGCTCCATCCCGATCGCCGTCGGCGCCGGCCTGTCCTCCAAGGTCCTGGACAACGGCCGGGTGTCGCTGGCCTTCTTCGGTGACGGCGCCGCCAACCAGGGCTGCCTCTACGAGGGCATGAACATCTCCGGCGTCTGGAAGCTGCCGGTCATCTTCCTGTGCGAGAACAACCAGTACGCGCTGTCCACCCCGGCCCACACCGTCACCTCCGGCGTGATCGCCGACCGGGCCGCCGGTTTCGGCATGCCCGGTGTGCGGGTGGAGAACGGCCAGGACGTGCTCGCCGTCTTCGACGCGGTCGCCACCGCCGTGCAGCGGGCCCGCGCCGGTGAGGGTCCCTCCCTCGTCGAGGTGGTGACCTACCGCTTCAACGAGCACTCCGAGGGTCTCAAGCTCGGCGTGGACTACCGCGACACCGACGAGAAGGCCGACTGGCTGGCCAAGGACCCCATCGTGCTGTTCCGCGCGGTGCTCATCGAGCGCGGTGTGGCCACCGCCGAGGAGATGGACGCCCTGGAGGCCGACGTGCTGCGCGAGGTCGACGAGGCCTTCGCCTTCACCAACGACAGCCCCTACCCCGATCCCTCCGTCGCCTTCGACGACCTGTACACCGACTCGAAGTTCGCGGTGCACACCTGGAACGACCAGTCCACCTTCGGCACCCTGGAGAACGTGCGATGA
- a CDS encoding class II fructose-bisphosphate aldolase, translating into MRDPQPLRWVEAARSGGYALGGFNMHNDETTQALLQAAEKADAPIFMQVGRAIIPHMGVKKAFELTVRNARETDALYAIHLDHGTWDEVLEAVRLGFDSIMFDAAHLPFEENIALTRRVVELCHDYGIPVEAELGKIPDVGAPVEWASYYTDVHEAERFVAETGVDLLAISAGVVHGVIPGLEQEPLAVDLIDRIRAVVPVPLVLHGISGVPDAEIKEAVAHGVHKMNGDTDLRHAFRAGLEDAWSQGDLQLEEVLDAGRVRMIDATVAKFEAMGSAGTATALKAAVR; encoded by the coding sequence ATGCGCGACCCCCAACCGCTCCGCTGGGTCGAAGCCGCCCGATCGGGCGGCTACGCCCTCGGCGGGTTCAACATGCACAACGACGAGACCACCCAGGCCCTGCTGCAGGCCGCCGAGAAGGCCGATGCGCCGATCTTCATGCAGGTCGGGCGGGCGATCATCCCGCACATGGGCGTGAAGAAGGCTTTCGAGCTGACCGTGCGCAACGCCCGGGAGACCGACGCGCTCTACGCCATCCACCTGGATCACGGCACCTGGGACGAGGTGCTGGAGGCGGTCCGCCTCGGCTTCGACTCCATCATGTTCGACGCCGCCCACCTGCCGTTCGAGGAGAACATCGCCCTCACCCGCCGCGTGGTCGAGCTGTGCCACGACTACGGCATCCCCGTCGAGGCCGAACTGGGCAAGATCCCGGACGTCGGCGCCCCGGTGGAGTGGGCGTCCTACTACACCGACGTGCACGAGGCCGAACGCTTCGTGGCCGAGACCGGTGTCGACCTGCTGGCCATCTCGGCCGGTGTCGTCCACGGCGTCATCCCCGGCCTGGAGCAGGAACCGCTGGCCGTCGACCTGATCGACCGGATCCGCGCGGTCGTGCCGGTCCCCCTGGTGCTGCACGGGATCTCGGGCGTCCCGGACGCCGAGATCAAGGAGGCCGTCGCCCACGGCGTGCACAAGATGAACGGCGACACCGATCTGCGGCACGCCTTCCGCGCCGGACTGGAGGACGCCTGGTCCCAGGGCGACCTGCAGCTGGAGGAGGTCCTGGACGCGGGCCGCGTGCGGATGATCGACGCCACCGTGGCCAAGTTCGAGGCCATGGGCAGCGCCGGCACCGCGACCGCCCTGAAGGCGGCCGTCCGATGA
- a CDS encoding lipoyl domain-containing protein produces the protein MARVEVLLPQWGMGMSEGTITSWLKAVGDTVAEDEPLAEVEAEKVEETLESPAAGTLVEILVAEDETVEVRTPVAVIETTD, from the coding sequence ATGGCACGAGTGGAGGTCCTGCTCCCGCAGTGGGGCATGGGCATGAGCGAGGGCACCATCACCAGCTGGCTCAAGGCCGTCGGTGACACCGTCGCCGAGGACGAGCCGTTGGCCGAGGTGGAGGCCGAGAAGGTGGAGGAGACCCTGGAGTCGCCGGCCGCGGGAACGCTGGTGGAGATCCTGGTCGCCGAGGACGAGACCGTCGAGGTCCGCACCCCGGTGGCCGTCATCGAGACCACCGACTGA
- a CDS encoding lipoate--protein ligase family protein produces MTVTAEVGSGTALREQLAVLLGGAPELRVAAGSEMTSAAADLAVGPTLLTHVAAGDGAGWLRLYSPAPTVGFSRRDAREPGFADAVAIAADQGFQSAMRAPGGRAAAYHRSTLCFDLVVPDRGADAVARLAALGEVLAAVLRGRGVDARVGPVPDEYCPGRYSVNGGGRVKLIGTAGRRVRGALLLGGSIVVADAAPLRAVIGAVYPALGLHCDPESVGAAADLGFVGSVEDMQAALLATLGTATGLRPAALPPADDPPPDRGGTRPPDPFRPRS; encoded by the coding sequence GTGACCGTGACCGCGGAGGTCGGATCGGGGACGGCGCTGCGCGAACAGCTCGCCGTCCTGCTCGGTGGCGCCCCCGAACTCCGGGTCGCCGCCGGGTCCGAGATGACCTCCGCGGCAGCAGATCTCGCCGTCGGCCCGACCCTGCTCACCCATGTCGCCGCGGGCGACGGGGCGGGTTGGCTGCGGCTGTACTCCCCCGCCCCCACCGTCGGCTTCAGCCGGCGGGACGCCCGGGAACCGGGCTTCGCCGACGCGGTGGCGATCGCCGCCGACCAGGGTTTCCAGTCCGCGATGCGCGCGCCCGGTGGTCGGGCCGCGGCCTACCACCGCTCCACCCTGTGCTTCGACCTGGTCGTGCCGGACCGGGGCGCGGACGCGGTCGCCCGGTTGGCCGCCCTCGGCGAGGTGCTGGCCGCGGTGCTGCGCGGGCGGGGGGTGGACGCCCGCGTCGGTCCCGTGCCGGACGAGTACTGCCCGGGGCGGTACAGCGTGAACGGCGGCGGCAGGGTCAAGCTGATCGGCACCGCGGGCCGGCGGGTCCGGGGGGCCCTGCTGCTCGGCGGGAGCATCGTCGTCGCCGATGCCGCCCCGCTGCGTGCCGTCATCGGGGCGGTCTATCCTGCTCTCGGCCTGCACTGCGATCCCGAGAGCGTGGGTGCAGCAGCCGATCTCGGATTCGTCGGGTCGGTCGAGGACATGCAGGCCGCCCTGCTGGCCACGCTCGGCACCGCCACCGGGCTGCGACCCGCAGCGTTGCCCCCGGCGGACGATCCCCCGCCGGACCGCGGCGGCACCCGGCCCCCGGATCCGTTCCGCCCCCGATCCTGA
- a CDS encoding glycerol-3-phosphate dehydrogenase/oxidase: MVRPELTGEPFDVIVVGAGINGVGIAQDAALRGLRVVLVEQDDLCSGVSAWSGRLVHGGLRYLEQYDVGLVYESLNERERLFKLAPHLVKPKPLMVPVYKHNRRPGWMVELGMIAYDALSLRKTPPYHRALSKKKTTARFTGVGTDGLSGSVVFYDGQVENAERLCVELAVDAAAAGAVIALKTRVQAPLLENGRVVGVRAQDTITGETFEIRGSVVYNVAGAAIDRLLADPSLPAQPRLNGGTKGSHLIVDPFPGAPTDVVYYESRQDGRLVLIIPWRGRYMIGTTDIRFDQDPDEARCDIGEVDYLLGEVNTLIPEANLSLQDVLYTFSGVRPLPYVPDKAESAVPRSHVLHDHGDSGLPGLVTIVGGKLTTYRQLAQDTIDDAFRRLGRKAPPVSTKNRRYPGAQFVDLDTLKASVAGRTGLPADQVTRLVDLYGSRAFAVWQLAERYPELNRTVHPSGVLAAELVFALDEDLARSLTDVLARRVLLAFEPGHALEEVDDITKVIADHLDQDDAWAQAQIAEYREWLDKLKVPDPDGPRSESFGAGVVVGASS, encoded by the coding sequence ATGGTCAGGCCCGAGCTCACCGGGGAGCCGTTCGACGTCATCGTCGTCGGCGCCGGGATCAACGGGGTCGGCATCGCCCAGGACGCGGCGTTGCGCGGCCTGCGCGTGGTGCTCGTCGAGCAGGACGATCTCTGCAGCGGCGTCTCGGCGTGGTCCGGGCGGCTGGTGCACGGCGGCCTGCGGTATCTCGAGCAGTACGACGTCGGCCTGGTCTACGAGTCGCTGAACGAGCGGGAGCGGTTGTTCAAGCTCGCTCCGCACCTGGTCAAGCCCAAGCCCCTGATGGTGCCGGTCTACAAGCACAACCGGCGGCCGGGCTGGATGGTCGAGCTGGGCATGATCGCCTACGACGCGCTCTCCCTGCGCAAGACCCCGCCCTACCACCGGGCCCTGTCCAAGAAGAAGACCACCGCGCGGTTCACCGGCGTCGGCACCGACGGCCTGTCCGGATCGGTGGTGTTCTACGACGGTCAGGTGGAGAACGCGGAGCGACTCTGCGTGGAGCTCGCGGTCGACGCCGCCGCGGCCGGGGCGGTCATCGCCCTGAAGACGCGCGTGCAGGCACCGCTCCTGGAGAACGGCCGGGTCGTCGGCGTCCGCGCCCAGGACACCATCACCGGCGAGACCTTCGAGATCCGCGGGTCGGTCGTCTACAACGTGGCCGGCGCGGCCATCGACCGGCTGCTGGCCGACCCGTCCCTGCCCGCACAGCCCCGACTCAACGGTGGCACCAAGGGATCCCACCTCATCGTCGACCCGTTCCCGGGTGCGCCGACCGACGTCGTCTACTACGAGTCGCGGCAGGACGGCCGGCTGGTCCTGATCATCCCGTGGCGCGGCCGCTACATGATCGGCACCACCGACATCCGGTTCGACCAGGACCCGGACGAGGCCCGGTGCGACATCGGCGAGGTCGACTACCTCCTCGGGGAGGTCAACACCCTGATCCCGGAGGCGAACCTCTCGCTGCAGGACGTGCTGTACACGTTCAGCGGCGTGCGTCCCCTGCCGTACGTGCCGGACAAGGCCGAGTCGGCCGTGCCGCGCAGCCACGTGCTGCACGACCACGGCGATTCCGGCCTGCCCGGGCTCGTCACCATCGTCGGCGGCAAGCTGACCACCTACCGTCAGCTCGCGCAGGACACCATCGACGACGCCTTCCGCCGGCTCGGTCGCAAGGCCCCGCCGGTGTCCACCAAGAACCGGCGCTACCCCGGCGCGCAGTTCGTCGACCTGGACACCCTGAAGGCGTCCGTCGCCGGCCGCACCGGCCTGCCGGCCGACCAGGTCACCCGGCTGGTCGACCTGTACGGCAGCCGCGCCTTCGCGGTGTGGCAGCTGGCCGAGCGCTACCCGGAGCTCAACCGGACCGTGCACCCCAGCGGGGTGCTGGCCGCCGAACTGGTCTTCGCCCTCGACGAGGACCTGGCCCGCTCGCTCACCGACGTCCTCGCCCGCCGGGTGCTGCTGGCGTTCGAACCGGGCCACGCCCTCGAGGAGGTCGACGACATCACCAAGGTCATCGCCGACCACCTCGACCAGGACGACGCCTGGGCCCAGGCGCAGATCGCCGAGTACCGGGAGTGGCTCGACAAGCTCAAGGTTCCGGATCCGGACGGCCCCCGTTCGGAGAGCTTCGGCGCCGGGGTCGTCGTGGGCGCGTCGTCGTGA
- a CDS encoding alpha-ketoacid dehydrogenase subunit beta, which produces MTVMSYLGAIGAAQKEAMLADDRVVIIGEDVEANVYGTTGGAGKSRASEGDFLQQFGRNRIRNTPISEEVIVGAAVGAAMTGLRPIVDLSYSSFLYMAMDQFVNQAAKNRYMFGGQASVPVVFRSAMFYGLSTGAHHSDRPYPMFMNVPGLKIVTPAYPSDAKGLLRTAVDSDDPVLIFEACVLWGSKEEVDENEYKIPFGVGRSVRTGTDATVIAVSGAVPEAVAAADTLAKEGISVEVFDPRTLVPLDVEGILTAAAKTGRVVVADPAHRTCGAAAEISALVSEHVFDSLRAPVRRITTPDIQIPFSPALEKQLYPNRIAIADAVRASLGVIAPDAAGANGAAGNGGRGGSVATPGADREELATGSAR; this is translated from the coding sequence ATGACCGTCATGAGCTACCTCGGCGCGATCGGCGCCGCCCAGAAGGAGGCCATGCTGGCCGACGACCGGGTCGTCATCATCGGGGAGGACGTCGAGGCCAACGTCTACGGCACCACCGGCGGGGCCGGGAAGTCCCGGGCGTCGGAGGGTGACTTCCTGCAGCAGTTCGGCCGCAACCGCATCCGCAACACCCCCATCTCCGAGGAGGTGATCGTGGGCGCCGCGGTCGGTGCCGCGATGACCGGGCTGCGGCCGATCGTCGACCTGTCCTATTCCAGCTTCCTGTACATGGCGATGGACCAGTTCGTGAACCAGGCGGCCAAGAACCGCTACATGTTCGGCGGCCAGGCCAGCGTCCCCGTGGTGTTCCGCTCGGCGATGTTCTACGGGCTGAGCACCGGCGCGCACCACTCCGACCGGCCGTACCCCATGTTCATGAACGTGCCCGGCCTGAAGATCGTCACCCCCGCGTACCCGAGCGATGCCAAGGGCCTGCTCCGCACCGCCGTGGACAGCGACGACCCGGTGTTGATCTTCGAGGCCTGCGTGCTGTGGGGCAGCAAGGAGGAGGTCGACGAGAACGAGTACAAGATCCCGTTCGGGGTCGGTCGCTCCGTGCGCACCGGCACCGACGCCACCGTCATCGCCGTGTCCGGCGCCGTTCCCGAGGCGGTCGCCGCGGCCGACACCCTGGCGAAGGAGGGCATCTCGGTCGAGGTGTTCGATCCGCGCACGCTCGTCCCGCTGGACGTCGAGGGCATCCTGACCGCCGCGGCGAAGACCGGCCGCGTCGTCGTAGCCGACCCGGCCCACCGGACCTGTGGTGCCGCCGCGGAGATCTCGGCCCTGGTGTCCGAGCACGTCTTCGACTCGCTCCGGGCCCCGGTCCGTCGGATCACCACCCCGGACATCCAGATCCCGTTCAGCCCCGCGCTGGAGAAGCAGCTGTACCCGAACCGCATCGCCATCGCGGACGCGGTCCGGGCCTCCCTGGGCGTCATCGCCCCCGATGCCGCCGGCGCGAACGGCGCCGCCGGGAACGGCGGTCGGGGTGGCAGCGTGGCCACCCCGGGCGCCGACCGCGAGGAGCTGGCCACCGGCTCGGCGCGCTGA